GAAAGCAtgtggtgtgtttgtatgtggagGAAGTCTCCTGCATGAGGTGGCGAAGTAACTGTGAATAGATTTAATTGCTGCTTTACTGTGGAGATGATTAGCCAAAGTAATGGAGTCTGCTTGTTCAAACTATTGGATTCTTTCATTTGTTATAGCTTGGATGGTAATAGGATTGCTAAGTACTATAACACTATATGTACATTCTTAATTGTTTTTCCCATATTCATGAAGTGTCAGAAACAAATAATACTACCTCATGGCACTTATTTCCTGAATAAATTACATGGTCTAATATACAGGTTAATGTTGCTGAGGTAGAAAGCTGTACTCTTCTTGCTACATCACCTCTGTTTAATTTAGCTGAGAAATGAAGATAAACTTCTGCAATGCTGCTGTGATAATCAGCCCACACAATATCTATCCATTATGTCACTTTGGACAAAATGCTAAGCTGAAAGTTGCCTTgtttttcctttacatttttgtcaaGACATCTaacacctgaactcaagaacttCACAGTACAGTGTTTTTAAACCCAGCCTTGCTCTCCCCACATGGTGTTCCTTTTATAAACACTGCTTTCAGTGTTAGAAAGAGTAAACTGtttatatgtactttttttttacatgtccAAGAATGTAAttgtaatcttttctttttttaggtgaGAAAAGCAACCAGCCCAGTGTTGTTTATGACCCTGAACGACATACCCCATCTCCACGTCGATCTCTTCGCACTGTTACCTCCAGTTCTTCAGAAACTGTTACTGTGCACAGATTTATGAATAATAGTAGCATGAGGTACTAACTGATTTATAGTTTGTCCACTTTGCAATGTTGCACATTTAATCCTGAACAACAGTTAACATTGTGTGATGCTATCTTAGCAAATTTAAGCTAGCATCACATGATATTTTAACTACTTCCCTGTTTAAATATCTTACTGATATATAGGACCATCAGTAGCCTGTTGAACTAACATCACTTATTTTAACTACCTGCCTGTTTAAATATCTTACTGATACATGATACCATCAGTAGCCTGTTTCCATTGCtaggaagttggggggggggtgttactttCTTCAGTATTTCTACAATAGATGCTGTAGATCCAAGTCCATTGACTTTCCAGGTCTTGTATACAATGCATCTACATAAAATTTGTGGTTACTGGATGATGTAAGTGATGAGGAGGATCATGTAATATTGTATCAGGATGAGGATAATGAAGATTGAATGGTGCCATGGGAATAAATTAAGTGACTCAGAATGATTTAAGCCAGAGTAAGTAAGTATGGTACCCTACCATCCTTGTTCCCACCATTCTCACAACCATGTTGTAGTTGCTTGGAACAAATTGCATGGTAGTTGTTCTATTTATCATGGATGTAATCCTTTGGTGATGGAGGACTCATTTGTAacattatataattttttatatttttttttattatactttgtcgctgtctcccgcgtttgcgaggtagcgcaaggaaacagacgaaagaaatggcccaaccccccccatacacatgtatatacatacgtccacacacgcaaatatacatacctacacagctttccatggcttaccccagacgcttcacatgccttgattcaatccactgacagcacgtcaaccccggtataccacatcgctccaattcactctattccttgccctcctttcaccctcctgcatgttcaggccccgatcacacaaaatctttttcactccatctttccacctccaatttggtctccctcttctccttgttccctccacctccgacacatatatcctctctcatatattcctcactcatcctctccatgtgcccaaaccacttcaaaacaccctcttctgctctctcaaccacgctctttttatttccacacatctctcttacccttacgttactcactcgatcaaaccatctcacaccacacattgtcctcaaacatctcatttccagcacatccatcctcctgcgcacaactctatccatagcccacgcctcgcaaccatacaacattgttggaaccactattccttcaaacatacccatttttgctttccgagataatgttctcgacttccacacattcttcaaggcccccagaattttcgccccctcccccaccctatgatccacttccgcttccatggttccatccgctgccagatccactcccagatatctaaaacacttcacttcctccagtttttctccattcaaactcacctcccaattgacttgaccctcaaccctactgtacctaataaccttgctcttattcacatttactcttaactttcttcttccacacactttaccaaactcagtcaccagcttctgcagtttctcacatgaatcagccaccagcgctgtatcatcagcgaacaacaactgactcacttcccaagctctctcatccccaacagacttcatacttgcccctctttcaaaaactcttgcatttacctccctaacaaccccatccataaataaattaaacaaccatggagacatcacacacccctgccgcaaacctacattcactacattCACATTATATAATAGAGCCAGAATATTTCCAGGCTTATATTTGTTGTACTTCATAATTTGTAGTGGAGTACAGGGTATTTTCTTTTATGCAGTGTAATACTTACACAAATATTTGTCATTTGCCACCTCCACATTATTTTCTGCTATCTTGACATTGTAGACTTCCCTGTCCTCCTCTCACACATATTAATGTGCTTAGTGTAATATTTCTAAAAATCATGTCTACTACCCATGTTAAGAGAACACAACACCCAGTTCTACAGAGTTAAGAAACAAGACCTTCATGTTTTCCCCTCAAATCACAGACTTTTAAAGCCACACCTCTTTCTGCTTACTCATCACTCCACATGGCCAATTATAGTAATTTTTGAGTATTTTCTTTAGTGCCAGTACATTATCTTTTGTCATTTTGGACTGAAGGAAATTTTAGAATTAGGTTAGGTTGCATTGGCGTgagaaatttgaaaagaaaaattacttcTGTATTTTTAGTATCTGAATCATCGTAATTAAAGTTGTCAACATATGTTTTATTTGTGTACTTTAGctttcatacctgttcaccaATCCCAGTATTAACACAAGACACATTACATTAAGGAAAAAagactcatttgctcacatccattctctagctgtcatgtgcaatacaccaaaaTCATAGCCTGCTAGCtacagccaggccctacagaccttccagTGCTTTCCACTGGCTATTATATGTGCCTTGGTTCAATTCAAAGACTGCTCTttatcccctgtataccacattgctccaattcactctatcacatgcatgcctttccccctcaAATCTAAAATGAAAGTGTATGAACTGAACCTGGGCACAAACGGGGTCACCACACTAAGACAAAATTTGGTGAAGACTTTGccttggccatccccttgagggagttcccaaagggaacaggcatcagagatatagatagaaaaaaaaaaaagaaacccactTTAAGAAAACAGGCATTGCACAAATTCAATTTGTAGCTGTCCtttataacatgaaatcaagattTGGATAATTAGACGTAGGTACTAAATATATACTTTATGTTGCAGTGGTAAATTTAGAGAAGAATTTGATACTAGACATTTTGGACACACCAATGCAACAAGCACCAGCAAAGACTCGAGCCCTATCAAGAGCACCAGCAAGACATCTGTGTATCTGCGCTTGCTGATAAAAATGCTCTTCCTCATTCTCATCATAGGAGTTGTTTTCTATTTTTATCAGGTAATTTCCTATAAGTAAAAttaaaggataggggagaaagaatactgtccacaTCTTCAGTGTGTTGATGAAGAATAATTGGAATGGGTGGAAATGGGCAGGAAATTGTCTCATTCTATACTACTTTCCATAAtaaggaacagaaggagtcaagcaaagATTTTGCTTTTCTTCAAAGGCTCAGCCATGTGTTTTGGACACTACCTTGCTCCTGCAGGACAGTAAACATAGGGGAGGGAAAAGACTGATAGGATTTAGTAACCTGTATTGCTGAGACAATTTGTTTCTATGAGTTTGGCAGAGCAGTGAACATTTCTGCAAAATTATTCCTCAGAAAGGTGCATGGAGGCAGTTTATCCACCCAGTTGTAAATGGGAATTGACTTAAGGATCATAGTTACATAATTTAGTAGTAGTTGTTCTGGAGGCCTCTTACATAAAAAAATGTTCATATTTTTAGGCCACTGGAAGCAGCAGTCTGATGTaatgtttgtttcttttgtttaaCTACTGACATTGTGAAATGCAGATAGTCTAAGTTCTTTATGTGGTAAGTTTTCACTGTAAAGCTATATTAAAACAAAGAAAGTGTAAGGGGGAGAAAATCTGATTTAAATTGATTTTGTGTTTTCAGAATAACAACAGTGAAAGTCCATTTAAAGCTGTGGAGCAATTAGCCCGTCAGGCTCTTGAAGCAGCCGTAGGAGAAGAGGCAGCTATTGACACTGAGGAAGGGCCTGCTGAGCCAGATGTTCCTCCAGCAGAGGAAAAGGCACCCATTGAATCGCAGTAATACATCCCCATAGACCCAATACAGTGATTGTTTCAATTTGACCAATGATCTCTTGGTCCATGCTAAACTTGCCGTCCCTTCTGTCTTACTTGCATAAAAAGGTGTAAAATTCCCAACCAGAACAAATTTTAGTTGTATGGTCTTGGTTTCCTTTCCTACTCCCTTTACCATTTTCCTTTCTATCCCTCTTATTTGCTCTTAATTGTCCtattttccatctttttcctATCCTCTGCTTCCCACTTTCATCATTACCTTCTACTGGTGACCCCTGTTAGTGCATTTTATTCCAGATACATGTATCTCCTTGTTGCTTTCTTTGATTTTGTGCCACAAAATTCCTTGACTTGTTTATTAATACCTATATTGTTAAAGCTCATGTTATATCCATCTGTAAATATTTTCAATGACTGGGTCTGTGGTTATTATGGCTGTTGAAATGAGACATCTTCATATGCAATTTCATGGTCTCAGTACATGTTTATCAAGCAGTGGACTGTGATTTACAGTATTTTGAAACTAGACAATGTAGTTTGATGCAGATTAGCTTATTAAATGTGTTAATGCAGGATATTGCAAGTCCTTTGAAATATTTTTGAAGAATGCGAAAGGTGGCATCAGACCAGTGTAATAAGGTCTTATGGCTGCTACatctatttatttacatttaatgaAATGATCCTTTTAATGTCTGCAGGTATCTACTGAAATTACTTAGTTGAGTAGCTTGCTGGTAATatccattattataattatttatattccTTCACTGCTGAGTTTAGCTATAAACATGCATATGAACTTCATTTCAAAAGCTATACGCTAGTCACTTCTCAGTAATTACCTGTTCCTTAGTTTATTAAAGATGCTTTATCATCCTTTTCACCTAGTCAGACCCCTCATCCTTGTTCCCTAGTACAGCAAAAATGTATTCAGCTCTGAAAAGCATACTTTCTGGACTTAACATTGATCatcctttcttctgttttctccaTTTTTTGAATGGTAATTAAGTATCTCAACCTTGCCTTTTATTATCTCTAAGGTTAAAAATGTAAGGAATAAGAGCAAATTACTGTGAATGGATTGTTGTACAGTATTTAAGACCAGTTTTTGTGTACAATTTTTGTGTCTTTCCTTTAGATAAGTCATTGCCCATTTAACTTAGTGTAAGTGCAAAATGAATAATTTGATGAAAAAAGTTTTAAGACAAGATACAATAATTCTTTTTGTTGTCACTGGTAAGTTGCCCTCGTTGGAAACTTTTCCCCACAAAATATGGTAAAACCATCCATAATGTTATCAGGAATGTAAGTTGGAACAGGTTCATATTTCCTAAAGACAGGAGAGCATTCATGTGTACATAGTAGCGTTTCCTTTTCTATATAATGGTAAAAATGCCTTTGCTGCTGGATAACTTATTGCCACATGATGGCCATCTGTAGCCTTAAAATTATCAGAATGCAGCTGGGTTTCTTAACATTATTGACTTTTAATATATGCCAATTTGTTTATTTATACTCTTAAATGGATTGATTGAATTTTCATATTCAACATCTATGCAAGGAGAAATGGTCTTTCATTGTAACCTGTGAAATATGGTTGGGGTTTGGAGTTATGAATCATAACAGTATACCGATCAAAGACCATCAGTACAAGTGGTATGAGATAGGAATGGGAATTTGGTGTTTGTATGTAACTGCTCAAAGGCTTTGTATTATGGGAATATTATGTTGCCATTTTATAAAGataaattattcttttatttgAAAGCTATTATCTagccattattttcattaatgcCCATACCCTGTACCATGAATAAATAAGTGatttgttaaatttttttttcttatatacaaaTTTTGTAGAATGTGAAAAGTCATTGTGAGATGTGGTTGGAAATTCAGATAGTAACATGACTGAAAATTATATTCCCTCTCCCCAAATCTGCTAGACTCTGCTTGCATGAGATTACATCACAAAGGGAAAGTTGTCTTTAGTGAGGTTATAAcactgtcagtggatggaaaatAACTCGTCTCTCTAAAGGAGTCAGCATAACCTTCATGCTGTAGTGTTAAGTGATTAAGAAAACTAGGTGTATGTATTATAATAATCATCCCAGCACCCCTTTCTGAataggtcctggtgttacccaagacacTTTTTACAGTCTCCTGCAGCACAATGTTGCACTAGTCAGTAGTAGGGAAAGGTTAGATTCCTTAGAAGCAAAACATTCTCTAATGAGGCTCCACTTTGTTTCATCAACTGAAAATTATGTGGCTTCACCAAAAGTTATTTTACTCACTAAAGCCTTAAGCAcatggagtctggtaacactcgatgcaaataaatgaatatttcttgGTTTCTAACACCATCTTGAAtgaatatttctttgtttttaacACTACCTTGGTAATGTGGGAAGTGGCAAACAAGTTTCTTTCACACTTGATCTTCGTTGCCcattttagtgaggtagcaccaggaagaggtGAAGAACGGCCggatccactcacatccattctctagttctcATGAGAAAATGACAATGGATGTGAAAGGACATGGCCCCCTTAGCCTGTTCCCTCTGCCAACACAAACAagtatggatatatgtatattatactgtacttgatcaccgtttcccatctTAGCGTCAGGAGACAGACTAAGAAAGACCCATCCGCTctcatacacgtatacacacgtaaatatatatgtacacacattcatacttgcttgcctttatctacttctggtgccaccccaccccactggaaAGAGCATTGCCATTCCCTGCAACAACGAAGAggtaccaggaaaactcaaaccacctcataccacatactgtccttacattttcaatgcatccaccctcttccgacagggttgtatggaggagggtggatgtgtcaggaatgaaaagtttgaggacaatttgtggggtgaggtgggtcgATCAACTAaggaatgaaagagtaagagaaatgtgtggaaataaagagtggttgagggtgcagagggtatgttgaattagtttggatatgtggagagaatgattgaagaaagattgacaaagaggatacatgtgttggaggtggagaaaacaagaagtgggagaccaaattggtggtggagggatggcgtgaaaaagattttgagcaattggggcctgagcacactggagggtgagaggcatgcaaggaaaagtgtgaattggaatgatgtggtacacgggggtcgacatgctgtcaatggacaaccagggcatgtaaagtgtctggggtaaaccatggaaaggtctgtggagcctggatatggagggagctgtggtttcagaacattacacaagacagcaagagactggtgaactggaacaatgtgatgtccgtggtttgaaccagggcacatgaagcagtcatTGGAACTATGGAGAGGTcggtggggcctgtttgtggaaagggggctgtgatttcattaattacatatgacagctagagaaaagacacgagtgaatgaggcctttcttcctctgttcctggtgcaatctcgctaatgtgggaaaagatgaacaagtatgaaaaaacacaTTCTTACTTGTTcaatatacattcatacttgattgctgttttcagCATCAAGATAATGCTaggtacaaatgaaaaaaaaaagtgcaagggGGCTTTTGCATTGAATCAGTACCCTAAATCCACAGGTAagatccacatatctctctctcattttctcctgaTCGGTTTATGTTTTATGACTCATCCCACTGACATtacatcaccccctgtatactTCACTCCAAACAGCTCTGGCCAATGCATGCCTCATACCCACCTGTGCATTCAGGTTAGGAATACTCAAAACATCTCTCtgcatccctccacctcctcctcagtatcccccttctccatgttccctacACTGCCAGCATGTACACCTGCTCAGTCAACTTCTCTTTACTTATCTTCATATGTCCATAATAATTCAGTACACCTTCATTGGCTCTCATGCACATTTATTTTATtaaaacacctctcttaccctatcatttcttatatgatCTGGCAtttgcacaccatatattatcctcaaacatttcatttccaacacattcacttccatatactttttcaacccatgacgagcatccttacaacactgttgggatCACTTTACTAACAAACATACTCATCAACTGCCTCGGACAATGACCTCTCCACAGACTCCTCAGTGTGCCTACAATCTTAGCCTACTTTAAACCCTGatgtcctttcctttttttttttttttctttgtgccaTGTCCACCTTCAGTTTTCTAAAACACTATTTCCTTGAGgttcttctttcaaactttcaCTTTAATCAACCAGTTTTTTCTCAACTGCAAAACTTAGTAACAATATCTATTCACATTacctctcacctcttcctctccctcactctccttaacTTAGAattcagcttctgtagtttctcatgtGTCCATCAGTGCACAGAAACATCAAGAGAAACTGAGTAGGAGTTATGtagggtgagagtaaataaaataAGGGGAGAAGGTTAGAAATGGGTTGTAAGCTATTCTTCCAAGGGTCATGATGTTCAATAATTTTCAGTTTTTCAACAAAGCTTGGGTGTTTCCTGGGTCACTTAGTATGCAAACACTTACAgcactttttatattttttattatacttgattgccatttcccatgtcagcaaggtagcacaaggaaacggacgaagaatggcccatccactcatacacatatatataaataaatgcccatgttaccccggtataccacatagttctaattcactctattccttgcacacctcaccctcctgcatgttcaggccctgatggctcaaaatctttttcactccatccttccaccttcaatttggtctcccacttcttgatccctccacttctgacacatataacccctttgtcaatctttcctcactaattctctccatatgccaaaCAGCACTTTCATCTGCCATTATTTGATACAAAAAGATAAGGCTTTCTACCATTAAAAACAGCAATTTGCATGAAAACTTGGGCTCTTAGTTTGGTGTGTTGACCAAGTGGGCACTTATCACAAACAAGTTGGCAATGACCTAGTTATGTCTTGAAATTTTAACTTATCTTTTTAGTTGTAAATGATTAAAAGATAATACAGCACCATTATATTATTTACTGTAGATCATTGTTAAAACTTTGTGTATCTGAAAAGACAAAAATTAAATATTTAGAtagtaaaatgaagaaaatgcatGTGATTTGCAACTTGTTCCTCTGACACCCAAACCAAGTTCAAGAATTAACGGACAATTCCATTACATTCCAAACTTGGTCCAATGGGTTCGTAACATAACGGACTAACTTTGGGGTGTAACAGACTTGTCCATAAATGTCTAATTCTAAATTAAGTCCAGTGAAGTTCGAAGGGCCTGTCAGAAAATGAATTCTGAAACAGTGAAGCCCATTAGAATGGGTTTTTTTAATGACACGGCATTGATGGCagattgagtaagaaactgcatatGTTGGGTTGAGTTGGTGAGTGTTTAAAAGAAAATTGAgattaagtgtgaataaaagcaaagtcatCAGGTTTAGCAATGCAGAGACGGGTTACTTGAAGTGTGCATTTTAAtgtagaaaacttggaggaaaagaagtggtttggatacctgtgagtggacatgggTGAGGGCTGAAAGTCCTGAAAAGGCAAAGCCACCATGTCTCAGATACAATATTCCttggggtgttgtatggatgtaaaatATGTTTAGGCCCAAACACTCAAAGCttcatttctttcactccatccttttacctgCTCCTTGGTTTTCTCCCTTTCCTTATTTCCCTTTGTAAAAAAGATGCatattttttcttacttgatcaccTTTTGTGCAACAGGATAGCaccataaacagatgaagaacagtctGCTTTGctcatccactctcttctgtAATGCAACAAAAACAGAGCACCCATCTTcagccaagccccatagacctctcTACTGGTACCCCTGACTACTTATACCCTGGTTTAGACCaataacagctctctctctctctccacacacacacacacacccatcccaaaTACCACATATAACTCATAATATCCCATGAATGACTCATCTTCCTTTACTTTCAGGCCCTGATATCCCAAGCCTTCTTCACTCTAGCCTAACATAtccttggtcttccccttccctttgctccctccacttcagccaaaaaattgaaaaaaaaatttctagtcAGCCACAGTCTTTGCTCATTCGTGCTTTCcatatttttatttcaaaatgcCTTAGTCAGCTCTCCGTCTGACAGCATCTATTAGCAAGCAGAATTCTTACATTATTTCTTATGTAATGAACCTGACACCAGATATTCTCCTCGGaaatatttccaacatatcccccTTTTTCACATTCAAGCACAAGACACATCCGTAGAGCATTGGTGCATTTACCATACCGTTAAGCATACCTTACTTTGTCCCATCAGACAATGACCTTTCCAAATTAGTGTACATCTTGACATACAATGCTATTGCATCGTAATTTTATTCATTTGTAAAAATGCAGCATGTTGCCAACACTACAAAATTCCAGAGTATCCTATGACTTTGTGCAATGTGCAAAATTCTTGGGTATTATGGTGTCAACTCTGCAACATTATCATGAAGTGTGGGCTTTGGTCAGAACAGATGACTCGGTTGGGTCTAAATTCTGTATTAATAGTCATTGGAAAAAACAAACATTAAGACTTCAACAGCATTATTTGCTTCTTCAGAACCAGAACAGGGGATcttatcaataccctcctatgtgTTGGTGCAGTATTTTTTTAATAAGTAATGTACCTGATTGCTAGATGAATGACAGTACTGTAGGCTGTAAGTCTGAAATTTTAATCATAATAaagctgttttatatatataattcagagaAGTACACCTATAATATTATACAGGGGGTCCCCAGCTTACGAGCATCCAACCTATG
The DNA window shown above is from Panulirus ornatus isolate Po-2019 chromosome 25, ASM3632096v1, whole genome shotgun sequence and carries:
- the LOC139757226 gene encoding uncharacterized protein isoform X2, producing the protein MSGLTKEQLRNELVTHGVELPSSGAKKDEYLRLYEKYVAPVEQSKGDFSSDDEDIPVNEVDTQASLETSMVIDGLDISKLDDDELFSRLEGLGASVGPIVDTTRQVYQKKLFTLLGGEIIESPSYNGDVGEEEYSDSEEGEKSNQPSVVYDPERHTPSPRRSLRTVTSSSSETVTVHRFMNNSSMSGKFREEFDTRHFGHTNATSTSKDSSPIKSTSKTSVYLRLLIKMLFLILIIGVVFYFYQNNNSESPFKAVEQLARQALEAAVGEEAAIDTEEGPAEPDVPPAEEKAPIESQ
- the LOC139757226 gene encoding uncharacterized protein isoform X3 → MASLETSMVIDGLDISKLDDDELFSRLEGLGASVGPIVDTTRQVYQKKLFTLLGGEIIESPSYNGDVGEEEYSDSEEEVVVEMPRETRSSVVESLKTLQTMATSPPPSEATDFRRRILLSSGEKSNQPSVVYDPERHTPSPRRSLRTVTSSSSETVTVHRFMNNSSMSGKFREEFDTRHFGHTNATSTSKDSSPIKSTSKTSVYLRLLIKMLFLILIIGVVFYFYQNNNSESPFKAVEQLARQALEAAVGEEAAIDTEEGPAEPDVPPAEEKAPIESQ